One region of Kwoniella pini CBS 10737 chromosome 6, complete sequence genomic DNA includes:
- a CDS encoding 40S ribosomal protein uS15, with the protein MHSKGKGMSASALPYRRSQPSWSKATPEEVSDQIFKLARRGLSPSQIGVVLRDSHGIPQVKNVTGNKILRILKTNGLAPSIPEDMYHLIKKAVSVRKHLERNRADKDGKFRMILIESRIHRLARYYIKTQQLPATFKYEAATASTLVA; encoded by the exons ATGCACTCTAAAGGAAAGGGTATGTCAGCTTCTGCTCTCCCTTATAGAAGATCTCAACCATCTTGGTCAAAGGCTACACCTGAAGAAGTTTCAGATCAAATCTTTAAATTAGCAAGAAGAGgtctttctccttctcaaATTGGTGTTGTACTTAGAGATTCTCATGGTATTCCCCAAGTTAAAAACGTTACTGGTAACAAGATTTTGAGAATTCTTAAAACCAATG GTCTCGCTCCTTCTATTCCTGAGGATATGTACCACCTTATCAAAAAAGCCGTTTCCGTTAGAAAGCACCTTGAAAGAAACAGAGCCGATAAAGATGGTAAATT CCGAATGATTCTTATCGAATCTAGAATTCACAGACTTGCTCGATACTACATCAAAACTCAACAACTCCCTGCTACCTTCAAATACGAAGCTGCTACCGCTTCTACCCTTGTAGCTTAA